The Chrysemys picta bellii isolate R12L10 chromosome 12, ASM1138683v2, whole genome shotgun sequence genome has a segment encoding these proteins:
- the LOC101942341 gene encoding olfactory receptor 5V1-like, which produces MQMKNQTMVTEFILLGLSSDPQMQIFLFLVFLVIYLITLGGNIVIMVVIRADSHLHIPMYFFLFHLSFVDICYSSVTVPNTLRNFLAERKTISVNGCITQIFFFFLLAVTEAFILSAMAYDRYAAICDPLRYMERMSKGICVQLVSAAWAISFSHALLNTVFTVKLHYCGPNQISHFSCELPPLLQLSCTETLTNQVVLLTSAVILGSSSFVFSLISYILIISTILKIRSAEGRRKAFSTCSSHLIIVILFYLTAFFQYTKPNSVSSVVLDEMFSIQYSILTPMLNPIIYSLKNKEVKTAIGKMLGKFKFLR; this is translated from the coding sequence atgcaaatgaaaaatcaaaccatGGTGACCGAATTTATCCTCCTGGGACTTTCCAGTGACCCACAGATGCAGattttcctcttcctggtgtttttagttatttacctAATCACTCTGGGTGGTAACATAGTGATCATGGTGGTGATAAGAGCTGATTCTCACCTTCACATCCCTATGTACTTCTTCCTCTTCCACTTATCCTTTGTTGATATCTGCTATTCCTCGGTCACGGTGCCTAACACACTGAGGAACTTCCTAGCAGAGCGCAAAACTATTTCTGTCAATGGCTGCATTACCCagatattcttctttttcctcttaGCTGTTACTGAAGCTTTCATTCTCTCAGCGATGGCTTATGACCGCTACGCTGCCATCTGTGACCCATTGCGTTAcatggagagaatgagcaaagggATCTGTGTTCAGCTGGTGAGCGCTGCATGGGCAATAAGTTTCTCGCATGCCCTGCTTAACACTGTTTTTACCGTCAAGTTGCATTACTGTGGGCCCAATCAAATCAGCCATTTCAGTTGTGAGCTCCCTCCTCTATTACAACTGTCCTGCACTGAGACACTCACCAATCAAGTGGTGCTTCTTACTTCTGCTGTCATACTTGGATCAAGCTCCTTTGTCTTCTCCCTGATCTCCTACATTctcatcatctccaccatcctgaagATACGCTCTGCGGAGGGCAGgcgtaaagccttctccacctgcagctcccaccttaTTATAGTTATTTTGTTTTACCTGACAGCTTTTTTCCAGTACACAAAACCCAACTCAGTCTCTTCTGTGGTTCTCGATGAAATGTTCTCCATCCAGTACAGCATCTTGACCCCTATGTTAAACCCCATCATATACAGCCTGAAAAACAAGGAGGTGAAAACAGCTATAGGGAAAATGTTGGGGAAATTCAAATTTCTCAGGTAG